Genomic window (Streptosporangium brasiliense):
TCGTCGCCGTCCAGCAGCGAACCGGAGACGGCCTTCTTCAGTATCTCCCGGGCCTGGGAGTCGTCCCCGGTCAGCTCGATCGGCGGGATGTTCCGGACCTCGTCGGCGAACAGGCGGTTGACCCGCTGCCCGCCGAAGTACGGCTGCGCCTCGTCGAACAGCGGATCGGTCAGTGCGGGCAGGTAGGCGGGGAACAGGGCCTCGTTCCTCATCATGGCGACCTGGTTGTCCTTGCTCGCGAGCAGCCACTGGACGAACGCCCAGGCCGCTTCCTGGTTCTTCGTCTGCGAGGTGACGGCCAGCGCCGAGCCGCCGTTGGCGGAGGTGCGGACGCCGTTGGCGTCGAAGGCGGGCAGCGGGACGACCCCGAACTTGCCCGACAGCTCGGGCATCTCCCCGGTCAGCGTCCCGCTCCACCAGGCGGCGGTCGGCTGGGTGGCGGTCTTGCCCTGCTTGGTCGCGGTGACCCGGCCGTCCCAGCCCTTCTCGTTCTGCAGCAGGTCCTTGTCCTTGAGGGTCTTGAGCAGGGTGAGCGCCCTGACCGCCGCGGGGCTGTTCACCGCGACCTTGCCGTCCTTGAAGTAGCCCTGACCGAGCTGCTGGAGCAGGGTCGTGAACATGTCGGGGGTCGTGAGGTCGGCGACGAACAGACGTTTCCCGGTGACCTGCTTGATCTTCTCGCCTGCCTTGATCGCGTCGTCCCAGGTGACGATGGAGTCGGGGTCGACTCCCGCCTGTTTGAAGTAGTCACGGCGGTAGAACAGGCCCACCGGCGCGGAGTCCCACGGCAATGCGAACAGGCCCTTGCCCGAGGTGGCCGCGGCCCACTTGGCCTGGTCGAAGTCGGCCTTGTACTTGCTCGCGACGCCGCTCAGATCCACCAGGCCGTTGGGGAAGTTCTCGACGTACCCGGAAATGCGGTCGTCCTCCAGGGTGATCACGTCCGGCAGCCCGGAACCCGACTTGAGGCCGACCGTGATCTTGTCGTAGGCGTTGTCGTAGCCGATGTCCACCACCTGGACCTTCACCCCGGGGTGGGTCTTCTCGAACTCGGGGGCCATACGCTGCAGCGCCTTCGCCGCGACATCCCAGGACCAGACCTTGATCTCTCCGGAGAGCGTGCCGCCCGAGCTCTGCGAGATCTTCGGCGCGTCCTTCGCGGGGAGGCCCCCGGTAGCGCAACCGCCCATCGTGAGCCCGCCGACGATCACGACTCCGGCGATGATGTGGATCCTCTTCACCATGGTTGCTCCTCGATGAACAGTGCTATATCACGTGGTGAATACTGAGTTTTGAATACAGTAGACGCTTTCCTGGGTTATGTGCCAGACCGATTTCCCACGGCTTTTGTCGGAGGGGTTGGCTAGCGTTCCGACCGTGATCGAACGATGGAACCGGGATCAGGTGCTCGCGCTCGCGCCCGACGCCCCATCCCAGAAAGCGGCCCAGGGGGTCTCCTCCCCCGGCAAGTGGTCGGGAATCGGGGTCACGGCGGACGCGCTGTGGGGCGAGTGCAAGGGCAGCGGTTCCAAGCCCTACCGGGCGTGCGTGGACCTGTCCGAGCCCGCCTACCGGTGCAGCTGCCCGAGCCGGAAGTTCCCCTGCAAACACGCGCTCGGCCTGCTGCTGCTCTGGTCGGCCGACGGCGTCCCGGCCGCCGACGAGCCCGCCGACTGGGTGGCCGAGTGGCTCGACCAGCGGCGTGACCGCGCCGCGAAGGCGGCCACCCGCGCGGCGGCGACGGCGGATCCGGCGGAGTCCGGCCCGCCGGGCGGCGGCCGCCGGGCCGAGCAGCGCGAGCAGCGTGTGGCGGCCGGCCTGTCGGAGCTGGAGCGCTGGCTCGCCGACCAGATCAGGCAGGGCATCGCCGGATCCCGGCGGCACGACCACTGGGACGGCCTCGCCAAACGTCTGATCGACGCGCAGGCCCCGGCCGTCGCCGGCAGCGTCTCCCGCCTGAACGCCGTCCTGGCGACCGAAGACTGGCCCGCCCGGCTGCTGGGCGAATACGCCCTCCTGCACCTGCTGTCGGTGGCCCACCGCCGCCTCCCCGAGATGGTGCGGGCCTCCGGCGACGGCGCGGACGCCCCGGAGCGGGCCGGGGCACCGCACCCGGCGGCCGCCGGGCTGCTGCAGCGGGTCCGCGAGCGGGTCGGTTTCCCGGTCACCAAGGAGGAGGTGCTCGCGGGGGAGACGGTCAGGGACGTATGGGACGTGCTCGGCCGCCGCGACGAGGAGCAGGACCGGCTGATCGCGCGCCGGGTCTGGCTCCGCGGCAGGGCCACGGGCCGGCCGGCGCTCGTGCTCTCCTTCGCCCCGGTCGGCCAGGCCCTCGACGCCTCGCTCGTCACCGGCACGGCACTCGACGCCGACCTGGCGTTCTATCCGGGGCCGTCACCGCTGCGGGCCCTGGTCGCCGCCCGCCACGACGCCGCACCCGCCGGCCCCGCGCCCGGATCCACCCCTGAACGGGCGCTGGAGGAGGTGGCCCGGGCGCTGGCGGGAGACCCCTGGGTGGACTCCTGGCCCGTCGTCCTCGACGGGGTGACCCCGGCCAGGGGCTCCTCCTGGCAGCTGGCCGGCCCCTCCGGGGGACTGGCGCTGCACCCGTCGGCCGGCACCCCGTGGCGGCTGCTCGCGGCCTCCGGCGGCCACCCGCTGACCGTCGCCGCCGAATGGACCCCCAGGGGGCTGCGGCCCCTCACGACCTGGGACGAGAAGGGCAGGGTGATCGTCCTGTGAACGCCTCGGCCGAATGGGAGGACCTCGTCTCCACCGCGCTCGTCGGCACCGACCGCCGCCCCCTCCCGGGTGGCGCGCCGGGCGAGGTGGAGCTCCTCGAACGCGCCGCCGTGCACACGCTGCGGATGCGGGCCGGTCACCGGCTGGAGAAGGGCGAGCCGCTGAGCGTCGCGCCGCCCGAGGAGCAGCCCGCGCTCTCGCCCGCGGCCGCCGACCGGCTCGCCCGGATCCTCGGCGGCGAGCGGCCGAGGCTGCTGACCGAATGGCTGGAGACCGCGGCCGGGCACGGCTACCGGATCTCGCCGCACCTGCTGCCCGAGCTCCTCGACCAGGGGGCCAGAGACCGGTCGATCCGCCCGCACCTCGGAGTCCTCGCCGGAAACCGGGGCCGCTGGCTGGCCGGGCTCAACCCCGAGTGGGGCTTCCTGCTGGAGGAGGTCACCTCGGCCGCCGTGACCGGGGCCGACGGCGCCCGGGAGGTCTGGGAGCTGGGGACCTCCGGCGACCGCCGCGCCCACCTGGCCGCGCTGCGGGCGGCGGACCCGGCGGAGGCCAGGGAACTGCTCGCGGCGACGTGGGAGAAGGAGACCCCCGACGATCGGGCGGCGTTCCTGGAGGTCCTCGCCGAGCGGCTCTCGCCCGACGACGAGCCGTTCCTGGAGTCCGCCCTCGACGACCGCCGCCGCGAGGTCCGCCACCAGGCCGCCGACCTGCTCACCCGCCTGCCCGGCTCCCGCCTGGGCCTGCGGATGGCCGAGCGGGGCGCCCGCTACCTCTCCGTCGAGGACGGGAGGATCCAGGTCACCCCGCCCGCCGCCTGCGACGGCGCGATGGAGCGCGACGGGATCCGGGCCAAGCCGCCCCGGGGCACGGGCGAGCGGAGCTGGTGGCTCCAGCAGGCCGTGGCGCGCACCCCGCTCGCCGTCTGGCCCCGTCTGCTCGGCCGCCCGCCGGCCGAGCTGGTCCGCATGAAGATCGTCGACTGGGGCCGGGAGGTCATGGCGGGGTGGGTCAGGGCCACCGTGCTCCAGGGCGACCCCGAATGGGCCAGGGAGCTGTTCGCCTGGGACCCGCTCGCCGACCTGCTGGCCGCGCTGCCCCCCGCCGAGCAGGAGCGCGTCGCGGCCGACTTCGTCCGCCGGCACGGCCTGGACGGCCAGCTCATCATGGTCCTCGGCGGCGCCTCGGCCCCCTGGGGGCCAGGCCTGGCCAAGGCCGTGCTGCAGAAGATCCTCGAGGTCTCCGGCACCCAGCCGTGGAACCTCGGCGAGCTGACCAAGCTCGCCGGTGAGCGCATCGACCCCGCCCTGTACGGCGTGGCCGAACGCCTCTCGCCCGAACCGCCCATCCAGGAGGTCGCCGCCCTCCTGCGTTTCCGTGACGACATGTTGAAGGAGCTTGTGTGACAACGGTTCTGCGGGCCCACGCCGAAGACCAGTACGCCGAGGAGCTGGCGATCCTGGCGAAGGACGACGACCGGGTCCGGCCGCCGGGCTGGAAGCTGTCCCCCTGGGCGGTGACCCGCTACATCCTGGGCGACGGTGATCAGATCACCCCGAAATACATCGGGCCCCGCCGCATCGTGGAGGTGGCGGTGGCGACCCTCGCCACCGACCGCGCGCTGCTGCTGCTCGGGGTGCCCGGCACCGCCAAGACCTGGCTGTCGGAGCACCTGGCGGCCGCGGTCAGCGGCGACTCCACCCTGCTCGTGCAGGGCACCGCGGGCACCGCCGAGGAGGCCATCCGCTACGGCTGGAACTACGCGCGGCTGCTGGCCGAGGGCCCGTCCCGGGAGGCGCTCACGCCCAGCCCGGTGATGCGCGCGATGTCCGAGGGGCGCATCGCCCGGGTGGAGGAGCTGACCCGCATGCCCTCCGACGTCCAGGACGCGCTGATCACCGTGCTGTCGGAGAAGACGCTGCCGATCCCCGAGCTCAACGAGGAGGTCCAGGCCACGCGCGGGTTCAACGTCATCGCCACCGCCAACGACCGCGACCGGGGGGTCAACGACCTGTCCAGCGCCCTGCGCCGCAGGTTCAACACCGTCGTGCTGCCGGTCCCGGCCACCGCCGAGGAGGAGGTGGACATCGTCTCCCGCCGCGTCGGCCAGCTCGGCCGCTCCCTGGAGCTGCCCCGGACCACGACCGGCCTGGAGGAGATCCGCCGCGTCGTCACGGTCTTCCGCGAGCTGCGCACCGGCGTCACCGAGGACGGCCGCACCAAGGTCAAGTCCCCCAGCGGCACCCTCAGCACCGCTGAGGCCATCTCCGTCCTCACCAACGGCATCGCGCTGGCGGCCCACTTCGGCGACGGCGTGCTCCGCCCCTCCGACGTGGCCGCCGGGATCGTCGGCGCCGTGGTCCAGGACCCGGTCTCCGACCAGGTCGTCTGGCGGGAATACCTCGAGACCGTCGTGCGCGAGCGCCAGGACTGGCGCGACTTCTACCGGGCCTGCCGTGACGCGGGCTGAGGCGCGGAGCGCCGGGGCGGGGCCGTCCCGTCCCGCGGCGTCCGCACCACGTGGTGCCCGCCGCGGCCCGTCACCGGCCGGCCCCCCGGCGATCGGAGGCCGCCCGTGAGCGTCTCCGTGCTGGGCATCCGGCACCACGGGCCGGGTTCGGCGCGGTCCCTGAGAGACGAGCTGGAGCGGCTCAGGCCGGACATCGTGCTCATCGAGGGCCCGCCGGAGGCGGACGGGCTGGTCGAGCTGGCCAAGGACCCCGGTCTCGAACCCCCGGTGGCGCTGCTGGCCTACGTGCCGGGAGAGCCGTCCAAGGCCGCCTTCTGGCCGTTCGCGGTCTTCTCCCCGGAGTGGCAGGCGATCCGTCACGCGGTGGAGGCGGGCGTCCCGGTCCGCTTCTGCGACCTGCCCGCCGCCCACAGCCTCGCCTCCCGCCCGGAGGAGGAGCCGGGAGAGGGGCGGGCACCGGACACGGCACCCGAGGACGCGGGGCCGGAGGACGGCCGGCCGGCGGACCGGCGGGGACCGGCCGGGCACGCGCCGGGGACGGAGCCGCCCGAGGGGGAGGGACCGCAGGCCGGGATGCCGGCCGTACGGACCGACCCGATCGGGACGCTCGCCCGCGCCGCCGGATACGACGATCCGGAGCGCTGGTGGGAGGACGTGGTCGAGCACCGGGGCGACACGCCGTTCCGGGTGATCGCCGAGGCCATGGCGGCGGTCCGCGACGGGCACGTCGCCGACGCCTACGAAGCCAGGCGCGAGGCCTTCATGCGGCGCACGATCCGCAGGGCGGTCAAGGACGGGTTCGAGCGGATCGCCGTCGTCTGCGGCGCCTGGCACGTGCCCGCGCTGGCCGGGACGGCGGAGGAGGGCGCCGGCTGGGGCGCGGGGCTGCCCACGGTGAAGGCCGACGACGAGCTGCTGCGGGGGCTGCCCAAGGTCAAGGCCGAGATGACCTGGGTGCCGTGGACCTACGGGCGGCTGGCCGCCTGGAGCGGATACGGCGCGGGAGTGACCTCACCGGGCTGGTACCACCACCTGTTCGCCTCCGCCGACCGTCCGGTGGAGCGGTGGCTGACCGCCGCCGCCGGGGTGCTGCGCGAGGAGGACCTGCCGGTCTCCTCCGCCCACGTCATCGAGGCGGTACGGCTCACGCAGAGCCTGGCCGTGCTCCGGGGACGGCCGCTGGCGGGGCTGGCGGAGGTCACCGAGGCGGTCCGGGCCGTCCTGTGCGAGGGCGACGACCTGCCGGTGGAGCTGATCCAGCGGCGCATGGTCGTGGGGGAGCGGCTCGGCCACGTCCCCGACGCGACCCCGATGGTCCCCCTCCAGCGCCACCTCCGCGAGGAGCAGCGCCGGCTGCGGCTCAAGCCCGAGGCCCTGGACCGTGAGCACGACCTCGACCTGCGCAGGCCCCTCGACCTGGAGCGCAGCAGGCTGCTGCACCGGCTGCGCCTGCTCGGCGTCGACTGGGGCACGCCCCAGGAGAGCCGGAGCAAGGGCACCTTCCGCGAGTCGTGGACGCTCGCCTGGCGCCCCGAGTTCGACGTCGACCTGATCGAGGCGGGCGCCTGGGGCACCACGGTCCCGGCGGCGGCCGCCGCCCGTGTCCGCGACCTCGCCGACGGCGGGCAGCCCGCCGGCCCCACGTCGCAGGGGGCCGCCGGGCAGGGGCCGGCCGGACCGGTGCCCGGGGCGCCCGGCGGACGGGCGGCCGCCCCCGCCGGGCCCTCGCTGGCCGGCCTCACCGGGCTGGTGGAGCGGTGTCTGCTGGCCGACCTGCCGGACGCGCTGCCGTACGTGCTCGACGCGCTGTCGGCGCGGGCCGCGCTCGACAGCGACGTCACCCACCTGATGGCCGCGCTCCCGGCGATGGTCCGCGCCCAGCGCTACGGCGACGTGCGCGGCACCCCCGCCACCGGCCTGGCCGCCATCGTCGACGCCCTGCTCACCAGGGTCTGCGTCGGGCTGGGCGGGGCGGTCACCGGCCTGGACGACGACGCCGCCCGCGACCTGCTGCGCCACATCGACGGGGTGCAGGCCGCCGTGGCCCTGCTCGACGGCGCCTCCGGAGCGGGATCGCCCCAGACGCGCTGGCTGGCCGCGCTGCGCGGTGCCTGCGGCCGCTCCGACCTGCACGGGCTGATCGAGGGCCGGCTCACCAGGATCCTGCTGGACGCCGGAGACCTCGACGCCGACCAGGTGGGCCCGCGGATGTCGCGGGCCATGTCGGCCGGGCACCCGCCGGCCCGGGCGGCCGCCTGGATCGAGGGGTTCCTGTCGGGCGGCGGCCTGCTGCTCGTCCATGACGCCCGGCTGCTCGCGCTGATCGACGGCTGGCTCACCGGGCTCGCCCCCGAGACGTTCGTGGACGTACTGCCCCTGCTCCGCCGGACGTTCGGCGCCTTCGCCGCGCCGGAACGGCGCTCGATCGGCTCGCGGGTCCGCTCGCTCGTGACCGGGGCGGTCCCCGGCGCGGAGGGGGTGGCGGAGCTCGAC
Coding sequences:
- a CDS encoding ABC transporter substrate-binding protein, with the translated sequence MVKRIHIIAGVVIVGGLTMGGCATGGLPAKDAPKISQSSGGTLSGEIKVWSWDVAAKALQRMAPEFEKTHPGVKVQVVDIGYDNAYDKITVGLKSGSGLPDVITLEDDRISGYVENFPNGLVDLSGVASKYKADFDQAKWAAATSGKGLFALPWDSAPVGLFYRRDYFKQAGVDPDSIVTWDDAIKAGEKIKQVTGKRLFVADLTTPDMFTTLLQQLGQGYFKDGKVAVNSPAAVRALTLLKTLKDKDLLQNEKGWDGRVTATKQGKTATQPTAAWWSGTLTGEMPELSGKFGVVPLPAFDANGVRTSANGGSALAVTSQTKNQEAAWAFVQWLLASKDNQVAMMRNEALFPAYLPALTDPLFDEAQPYFGGQRVNRLFADEVRNIPPIELTGDDSQAREILKKAVSGSLLDGDDPKAALDEAATRIASATKRPLAQ
- a CDS encoding SWIM zinc finger family protein; protein product: MIERWNRDQVLALAPDAPSQKAAQGVSSPGKWSGIGVTADALWGECKGSGSKPYRACVDLSEPAYRCSCPSRKFPCKHALGLLLLWSADGVPAADEPADWVAEWLDQRRDRAAKAATRAAATADPAESGPPGGGRRAEQREQRVAAGLSELERWLADQIRQGIAGSRRHDHWDGLAKRLIDAQAPAVAGSVSRLNAVLATEDWPARLLGEYALLHLLSVAHRRLPEMVRASGDGADAPERAGAPHPAAAGLLQRVRERVGFPVTKEEVLAGETVRDVWDVLGRRDEEQDRLIARRVWLRGRATGRPALVLSFAPVGQALDASLVTGTALDADLAFYPGPSPLRALVAARHDAAPAGPAPGSTPERALEEVARALAGDPWVDSWPVVLDGVTPARGSSWQLAGPSGGLALHPSAGTPWRLLAASGGHPLTVAAEWTPRGLRPLTTWDEKGRVIVL
- a CDS encoding DUF5691 domain-containing protein gives rise to the protein MNASAEWEDLVSTALVGTDRRPLPGGAPGEVELLERAAVHTLRMRAGHRLEKGEPLSVAPPEEQPALSPAAADRLARILGGERPRLLTEWLETAAGHGYRISPHLLPELLDQGARDRSIRPHLGVLAGNRGRWLAGLNPEWGFLLEEVTSAAVTGADGAREVWELGTSGDRRAHLAALRAADPAEARELLAATWEKETPDDRAAFLEVLAERLSPDDEPFLESALDDRRREVRHQAADLLTRLPGSRLGLRMAERGARYLSVEDGRIQVTPPAACDGAMERDGIRAKPPRGTGERSWWLQQAVARTPLAVWPRLLGRPPAELVRMKIVDWGREVMAGWVRATVLQGDPEWARELFAWDPLADLLAALPPAEQERVAADFVRRHGLDGQLIMVLGGASAPWGPGLAKAVLQKILEVSGTQPWNLGELTKLAGERIDPALYGVAERLSPEPPIQEVAALLRFRDDMLKELV
- a CDS encoding ATP-binding protein, encoding MTTVLRAHAEDQYAEELAILAKDDDRVRPPGWKLSPWAVTRYILGDGDQITPKYIGPRRIVEVAVATLATDRALLLLGVPGTAKTWLSEHLAAAVSGDSTLLVQGTAGTAEEAIRYGWNYARLLAEGPSREALTPSPVMRAMSEGRIARVEELTRMPSDVQDALITVLSEKTLPIPELNEEVQATRGFNVIATANDRDRGVNDLSSALRRRFNTVVLPVPATAEEEVDIVSRRVGQLGRSLELPRTTTGLEEIRRVVTVFRELRTGVTEDGRTKVKSPSGTLSTAEAISVLTNGIALAAHFGDGVLRPSDVAAGIVGAVVQDPVSDQVVWREYLETVVRERQDWRDFYRACRDAG
- a CDS encoding DUF5682 family protein, which translates into the protein MSVSVLGIRHHGPGSARSLRDELERLRPDIVLIEGPPEADGLVELAKDPGLEPPVALLAYVPGEPSKAAFWPFAVFSPEWQAIRHAVEAGVPVRFCDLPAAHSLASRPEEEPGEGRAPDTAPEDAGPEDGRPADRRGPAGHAPGTEPPEGEGPQAGMPAVRTDPIGTLARAAGYDDPERWWEDVVEHRGDTPFRVIAEAMAAVRDGHVADAYEARREAFMRRTIRRAVKDGFERIAVVCGAWHVPALAGTAEEGAGWGAGLPTVKADDELLRGLPKVKAEMTWVPWTYGRLAAWSGYGAGVTSPGWYHHLFASADRPVERWLTAAAGVLREEDLPVSSAHVIEAVRLTQSLAVLRGRPLAGLAEVTEAVRAVLCEGDDLPVELIQRRMVVGERLGHVPDATPMVPLQRHLREEQRRLRLKPEALDREHDLDLRRPLDLERSRLLHRLRLLGVDWGTPQESRSKGTFRESWTLAWRPEFDVDLIEAGAWGTTVPAAAAARVRDLADGGQPAGPTSQGAAGQGPAGPVPGAPGGRAAAPAGPSLAGLTGLVERCLLADLPDALPYVLDALSARAALDSDVTHLMAALPAMVRAQRYGDVRGTPATGLAAIVDALLTRVCVGLGGAVTGLDDDAARDLLRHIDGVQAAVALLDGASGAGSPQTRWLAALRGACGRSDLHGLIEGRLTRILLDAGDLDADQVGPRMSRAMSAGHPPARAAAWIEGFLSGGGLLLVHDARLLALIDGWLTGLAPETFVDVLPLLRRTFGAFAAPERRSIGSRVRSLVTGAVPGAEGVAELDEERAAAAVRTVLMILGKAEAE